One Akkermansiaceae bacterium genomic region harbors:
- a CDS encoding IS66 family transposase: MTRTEEDKDRIIASQRELIESQREQIALLEKKVDHLIRIIYGSKSEKLDPAQLELLLDPDAAKKPCAADGEEDAPAADNTEELKSELKPVRERKPREPRLPANLPTVEEVIIPDEVRANPGDYRRIGQRTSERLDVEPGRYTRRLIIRPTYVKKNEAIPSIHTAPLPPTVLEGSILTPSLLAHIVTGKYCDHLPLYRQEQIMSRRHGINIPRNTMSHWMEVGADLLQPLWKLLVSDLRKSSYVKADETPIDYLSPGHGSTRKGYLWLYQNPAHNTIVYDWQTGRDSSCLAAILGNADEKDTFRGILQSDGHGAYNKWSGDNEGITQSGCWTHARRKFYDNLEEDPLLAAKILRLIQQLYRIEEKYKDSAPEVRKYYRRRQSRPITKRLHHLITKVKNKHLPKSGLGGAAAYALNQWSKLIVYLHHGEVHIDNNSVERGVRPTKIGIKNWLFIGGEETGWRSAVLYTMVENCRILGKDPYAYLKWVFEKLLTTTNKDDLHKLLPAAWVRTATQENAAAA; the protein is encoded by the coding sequence GTGACCCGGACGGAGGAGGACAAAGACAGAATCATCGCCTCACAGCGTGAGCTGATAGAAAGCCAGCGCGAGCAAATCGCCCTGCTTGAAAAAAAGGTCGACCATCTCATCCGCATCATCTACGGCAGCAAAAGCGAAAAGCTCGACCCCGCCCAGCTTGAACTCCTTCTCGACCCCGACGCGGCAAAAAAGCCCTGCGCCGCCGACGGCGAAGAGGACGCACCGGCGGCTGACAACACCGAAGAACTCAAGAGCGAACTCAAGCCCGTCCGCGAGCGCAAGCCCCGCGAACCCCGGCTGCCCGCCAACCTCCCCACCGTTGAGGAAGTCATCATCCCCGATGAAGTCCGGGCCAACCCGGGGGATTACCGCCGCATAGGCCAGCGCACCAGCGAGCGGCTCGATGTCGAACCCGGCCGCTACACCCGCCGACTCATCATCCGGCCCACCTACGTCAAAAAGAACGAGGCCATACCCAGCATCCACACCGCGCCCCTGCCGCCCACCGTCCTCGAAGGCAGCATCCTCACCCCCTCGCTGCTGGCCCACATCGTCACCGGCAAATACTGCGACCACCTCCCGCTCTACCGGCAGGAGCAAATCATGTCGCGTCGCCACGGCATCAACATCCCCCGCAACACCATGAGCCACTGGATGGAAGTCGGCGCAGACCTCCTCCAGCCCCTCTGGAAACTCCTCGTCAGCGACCTCCGGAAAAGCAGCTACGTCAAGGCCGATGAAACCCCCATCGACTACCTCAGCCCCGGACACGGCAGTACAAGAAAAGGCTACCTCTGGCTCTACCAGAACCCCGCGCACAACACCATCGTCTACGACTGGCAGACAGGCCGTGACTCCAGCTGCCTCGCCGCCATCCTCGGCAACGCAGACGAAAAAGATACTTTCAGAGGCATCCTCCAAAGTGACGGCCACGGTGCCTACAACAAATGGTCCGGCGACAACGAAGGCATCACCCAGTCGGGGTGCTGGACACACGCCCGTCGCAAATTTTACGACAACCTGGAGGAAGACCCCCTGCTTGCGGCAAAGATCCTGCGCCTCATCCAGCAACTCTACCGGATCGAGGAAAAATACAAGGACTCGGCTCCCGAAGTCCGCAAATACTACCGACGACGGCAAAGCCGCCCGATCACTAAACGCCTCCACCACCTCATCACCAAAGTTAAAAACAAACACCTGCCCAAAAGCGGCCTGGGTGGGGCGGCGGCGTATGCACTGAACCAGTGGAGCAAACTCATCGTCTACCTTCACCACGGGGAGGTTCACATCGACAACAACTCCGTCGAACGCGGCGTGCGTCCCACAAAAATAGGCATCAAGAACTGGCTCTTCATCGGAGGCGAGGAAACCGGCTGGCGCAGTGCCGTGCTCTACACCATGGTTGAAAACTGCCGCATCCTCGGCAAAGACCCCTACGCGTATTTGAAATGGGTCTTTGAAAAACTCCTGACCACGACCAACAAGGACGACCTACACAAACTCCTCCCCGCCGC
- the tnpB gene encoding IS66 family insertion sequence element accessory protein TnpB encodes MLTFNSGLKIYLATEPCDMRKSFNGLSVVVQNKLRADPQSGAAFLFTNKRRNLIKILHWDGSGLWVLSKRLEKGRYSWPKQSHSKHGKISLEATALAMLTDGIDLRDGCKRAWYEKP; translated from the coding sequence ATGCTCACCTTCAACAGCGGCCTCAAAATCTACCTCGCCACCGAACCCTGCGACATGCGCAAGAGCTTCAACGGGCTCTCCGTCGTCGTGCAAAACAAACTCCGTGCCGATCCCCAAAGCGGAGCCGCCTTCCTCTTCACCAACAAACGCCGCAACCTCATCAAGATCCTCCATTGGGACGGAAGTGGCTTGTGGGTTCTCTCCAAGCGACTTGAAAAGGGACGCTACAGCTGGCCAAAACAAAGCCACAGCAAGCACGGGAAAATCAGCCTTGAAGCCACCGCCCTTGCCATGCTCACCGACGGCATCGACCTGCGCGACGGATGCAAACGCGCATGGTATGAAAAGCCGTAA
- a CDS encoding ankyrin repeat domain-containing protein, which translates to MKACIIAYILVSTFVLLLSCGKGGVSSFEQAEIALSEANIPELKKIITRDPKVVRQRRSYDQATLLHQACSAGYHPVNEKIIRILVSNGAGVNVKDDLGRTPVHWIMYYGDNGEKLLPYFVKHGAEVQITDVYGKKPEDY; encoded by the coding sequence ATGAAAGCGTGTATTATAGCATATATTCTTGTGAGCACCTTTGTGCTTTTACTATCTTGCGGGAAGGGGGGAGTTTCATCATTCGAGCAAGCGGAAATAGCTCTTTCTGAAGCGAATATTCCCGAACTAAAAAAAATTATTACTCGCGACCCTAAAGTTGTTCGCCAGAGAAGATCATACGATCAAGCTACATTGCTTCATCAGGCATGTTCGGCTGGGTATCACCCAGTAAATGAAAAAATCATTCGCATTCTTGTTTCAAATGGAGCAGGTGTGAATGTTAAGGACGATCTGGGCAGAACTCCAGTTCACTGGATTATGTATTACGGTGACAATGGTGAGAAATTATTACCATATTTTGTCAAGCATGGTGCGGAGGTACAAATTACCGATGTGTATGGGAAAAAACCCGAAGATTACTAG
- a CDS encoding transposase has product MNQQNYYSMGIDAHKRFCGQVHVLDPHGETVWKGRINNEDYGTFTDIVRGLDLPCKAVFESSTNWHVLYDLLGAIEGVEEVMMAHPLKVKMICAAHLKNDKVDAHRLAMLLRLDMVPCAHATGPEARSIKELVRQRASWVGMQTRMRRSSR; this is encoded by the coding sequence ATGAACCAGCAAAACTACTACAGCATGGGCATTGACGCGCATAAGCGTTTTTGCGGCCAAGTCCACGTCCTTGACCCGCACGGAGAAACCGTCTGGAAGGGACGCATCAACAACGAAGACTACGGAACATTCACCGATATTGTTAGAGGTCTTGACCTGCCCTGCAAGGCGGTGTTCGAGAGTTCGACGAACTGGCACGTCCTCTACGATTTACTCGGAGCCATCGAGGGCGTGGAAGAGGTAATGATGGCACACCCCCTGAAAGTGAAAATGATCTGCGCCGCCCACCTCAAGAACGACAAGGTTGACGCCCACCGCCTTGCGATGCTGCTGCGTCTTGACATGGTGCCCTGCGCCCACGCCACAGGCCCTGAAGCACGCTCCATCAAGGAGCTTGTCCGCCAGCGAGCCTCCTGGGTGGGAATGCAGACAAGGATGCGGAGATCCAGTAGATGA
- a CDS encoding IS256 family transposase — protein sequence MNEQTHPSHNDEIINLLLADGLENSLSKIAELLMNTAMLLERIHHIGAAPYERDAVERNGYANGFKPRSFQTAVGKINLQVPQVRDSDTTFRTSLLEKGSRSDRSLKAAIATMYVQGVSTRRVTQVMKGLCGFDVSSAQVSKLTSELDAEFKKWRSRPLPEVAYLLLDATYYKVRIDGTVRDCATLKAIGVRRDDGKRMILGVSCALSEAEIHWREFLTDLKERGIGIPDMITSDAHTGLRAALKATFNASPWQRCQFHLQQNAQNYITKQHLKSKVAADLRAVFNADSREHAEERLKDFVNTYRKDQPKLAAWAEENIPEGFAVFTLPEAHRKRLRTSNACETLNSQIKRRTRVVGLFPNEDSLLRLVTAVLVEISETWETGKSYLKLN from the coding sequence ATGAACGAACAGACACATCCTAGCCATAACGACGAAATCATCAACCTTCTTCTCGCCGACGGACTCGAAAACAGTCTCTCAAAGATCGCTGAACTCCTCATGAACACCGCCATGCTGCTTGAGCGCATCCACCACATCGGAGCCGCCCCCTATGAAAGGGACGCCGTTGAGCGCAATGGATATGCCAACGGTTTCAAGCCGAGGTCCTTCCAGACTGCCGTAGGCAAAATCAACCTGCAGGTTCCCCAGGTTCGTGACAGTGACACGACATTCCGCACCTCACTGCTTGAGAAGGGTTCGCGCAGTGACCGATCACTCAAGGCCGCCATCGCCACCATGTATGTGCAGGGAGTCAGTACACGCCGTGTCACCCAGGTCATGAAGGGACTTTGCGGCTTTGACGTTTCATCAGCACAGGTCTCCAAGCTCACCTCTGAGCTTGATGCCGAGTTCAAAAAATGGCGTTCACGCCCTCTACCCGAAGTCGCCTATCTGCTGCTCGACGCCACCTACTACAAGGTCCGCATCGACGGCACTGTAAGGGATTGCGCCACCTTGAAAGCCATCGGGGTGAGACGTGACGACGGCAAACGCATGATCCTTGGCGTCTCCTGCGCCCTCTCCGAGGCAGAGATTCATTGGCGAGAGTTCCTGACCGACCTCAAGGAGCGCGGCATCGGCATTCCCGACATGATCACATCCGATGCACACACAGGTCTCAGGGCAGCCCTCAAAGCCACGTTCAATGCCAGTCCGTGGCAACGCTGCCAGTTCCACCTTCAGCAGAACGCCCAGAACTACATCACCAAACAGCACCTCAAAAGCAAGGTCGCGGCAGATCTGCGAGCCGTTTTCAATGCAGACAGTCGGGAGCACGCAGAAGAACGCCTCAAGGACTTCGTCAACACTTATCGCAAAGACCAGCCAAAGCTCGCAGCCTGGGCCGAAGAGAACATTCCTGAAGGTTTTGCCGTGTTTACCTTGCCTGAGGCACATCGCAAGCGCTTGCGCACATCCAATGCCTGCGAAACACTCAACAGCCAGATCAAACGCCGCACTCGGGTCGTCGGACTCTTTCCAAACGAAGACTCGCTACTGCGGCTCGTGACCGCTGTATTGGTCGAAATCTCCGAGACTTGGGAAACAGGAAAATCCTACCTCAAGCTCAACTAA
- a CDS encoding RHS repeat-associated core domain-containing protein, with protein sequence MIRNPEEDTRTLDRHHDDLLRPLSTEIAGEYTTAYGYDAANRLASVWHQPALDATTKAPAGAADFAYTYEPDSYGLVKAVTRTGGHTVANTWEEDRNVLLGRNNHTGTPASPVSKYDYEILSNGNPTGKGANSIGQRTSLITSGSAFATAPAYTWSYNGAGELTEADDTSSSNNDRAFQYDAIGNREKTVNGLADTLGAAPVNYVANSLNQYTTANGVALPTTPAPAPYDEDGNMTRGPLPASDAGTHATLVWDAENRLVSATVTKNTVTTTTNYSYDAQSRRTVKQVVGGSATLYIHDGWNLIAEYSGTTLTKTYTWGMDLSGSMQGAGGVGGLLAVKEGSASYYPTFDGNGNVSEYLDSNNVVQAHYEYDAFGNTLVATGPKKDDFAHRFSNKYHDAETGLYYYGYRYYDPVTGRWINRDPIQERGGLNLYGFVENDSTNQVDVLGNIGLDTILNVYVGSIELFLSLGWEGQAAREAEVLYRRLAFGGLLGGKPFASKMMRRWLNNGGDYQMTKQEASKYVRDKLVKSMFFDKVQADGDGKNGEHVSKAGINVWPHDRDLFFAMNAGFIDFEGCIVWEGGKPTAAIGTFNIRDRYDWNPGEKVTIGGVDIKDDWALLVEKHRGAASFDIKGKMKGGIINE encoded by the coding sequence ATGATCAGGAATCCGGAGGAGGATACCCGCACCCTCGACCGCCATCACGATGACTTGCTGCGCCCGCTTTCCACGGAAATCGCCGGAGAATACACAACCGCCTACGGCTATGACGCGGCAAACCGCCTCGCCTCCGTATGGCACCAGCCCGCGCTGGATGCCACCACCAAGGCCCCGGCAGGAGCCGCCGACTTTGCCTACACCTACGAGCCGGACAGCTACGGGCTCGTCAAGGCCGTCACCCGTACCGGCGGCCACACCGTCGCCAACACATGGGAGGAAGACCGCAACGTCCTGCTCGGCAGGAACAACCACACCGGCACACCCGCCAGCCCGGTTTCCAAGTATGACTACGAGATCCTGTCAAACGGCAACCCGACCGGCAAGGGGGCCAACAGCATTGGTCAACGCACCAGTCTCATCACCAGCGGTAGCGCCTTCGCCACCGCGCCCGCCTACACATGGAGCTACAACGGGGCGGGCGAGCTCACCGAGGCTGACGACACCTCCAGTTCCAACAACGACCGCGCCTTCCAGTACGATGCCATCGGCAACCGGGAAAAGACGGTCAACGGACTCGCCGACACACTGGGCGCTGCCCCGGTAAACTACGTGGCCAACAGCCTGAACCAGTACACCACCGCCAACGGCGTCGCCCTGCCGACCACACCGGCCCCCGCACCCTATGATGAAGACGGCAACATGACCCGTGGTCCGCTCCCGGCATCTGACGCAGGAACCCACGCTACCCTGGTCTGGGACGCAGAGAACCGCCTGGTATCGGCCACAGTCACTAAAAACACCGTCACCACCACGACCAACTACAGCTACGACGCCCAGTCACGCCGCACGGTCAAGCAGGTTGTCGGTGGCAGCGCCACCCTCTACATCCACGACGGCTGGAACCTTATTGCCGAATATTCTGGCACTACACTCACAAAGACCTATACTTGGGGTATGGATTTGTCAGGTTCCATGCAAGGAGCGGGGGGAGTCGGCGGACTTCTCGCCGTCAAAGAGGGCAGTGCAAGCTACTACCCGACGTTCGATGGCAATGGCAATGTCAGTGAGTATCTTGACAGTAACAACGTTGTGCAGGCGCACTACGAGTACGACGCCTTTGGTAACACGCTTGTTGCCACCGGGCCGAAGAAAGACGACTTCGCCCATAGGTTTTCCAACAAGTACCACGACGCCGAGACCGGCCTCTACTACTACGGATACAGATACTACGATCCGGTTACGGGGAGGTGGATCAATCGCGACCCGATTCAAGAGAGAGGAGGCCTAAACCTTTATGGGTTCGTAGAAAATGATTCTACAAATCAAGTAGATGTGTTAGGGAATATTGGTTTGGATACTATTCTAAACGTATATGTAGGGTCTATTGAACTATTTTTAAGTTTGGGCTGGGAAGGGCAGGCAGCGAGGGAGGCTGAAGTCCTTTACAGAAGACTCGCATTTGGTGGTCTTTTAGGGGGTAAACCATTTGCATCAAAAATGATGCGGAGATGGCTGAATAACGGTGGAGATTATCAAATGACCAAACAAGAGGCGTCCAAATATGTAAGAGACAAACTGGTTAAGAGCATGTTTTTTGACAAAGTTCAAGCAGATGGAGACGGTAAGAATGGCGAGCATGTTTCAAAAGCAGGTATTAATGTTTGGCCTCATGATCGTGATTTGTTCTTCGCCATGAATGCTGGTTTCATAGATTTCGAAGGTTGTATTGTGTGGGAAGGAGGAAAACCAACGGCCGCTATAGGAACTTTCAATATCCGAGACAGGTATGATTGGAATCCAGGAGAAAAAGTTACAATTGGAGGAGTCGATATTAAAGACGATTGGGCTCTTTTAGTTGAAAAACATCGCGGGGCAGCATCCTTTGATATTAAAGGGAAAATGAAAGGAGGAATAATAAATGAATAA
- a CDS encoding helix-turn-helix transcriptional regulator, producing the protein MNTLARDFPARFRAARNRTGLSRSKLAEILRVNRETVGRWETGTRYPDISKLKRIHDILGADALPHTNADLPGLMKRFRMKMGYRMKKAASLVKKHGFWWSQLENRKRHPNSGDKQILLEILSCNG; encoded by the coding sequence ATGAATACACTAGCTCGGGACTTCCCTGCCCGCTTCCGTGCTGCAAGAAACCGGACGGGGTTGAGCCGGTCGAAGCTCGCCGAAATATTACGAGTTAACCGGGAGACGGTCGGGCGCTGGGAAACCGGAACGAGATATCCGGACATATCAAAGCTCAAGAGGATCCATGACATTCTTGGAGCAGACGCTCTGCCACATACTAACGCTGACCTCCCCGGCCTAATGAAGCGTTTCAGAATGAAAATGGGCTATCGAATGAAAAAAGCTGCAAGCCTCGTCAAAAAACACGGATTTTGGTGGTCACAGTTGGAAAATAGAAAGAGGCATCCCAACAGCGGCGATAAACAAATCCTATTGGAAATTCTCTCCTGTAATGGTTAA
- a CDS encoding IS4 family transposase — MKNKPTKARLPVLTQLCKLIPPHLVPKLACKHGIDKQARAFTAWSHVVSLLFAQLTHSIGLNDVCDTLRIHSRWLGSLRGAVAPARNTLSHANRNRNSDMMEDLFWGTLRHLDGLMPGGFGIRYKGVPRRFKRAIHAVDSSTIALVANCMSWAKHRRRKAAAKLHLRLNLQSFLPGYAVIEEASHHDDTRAPELCAHLQEGEIALFDKAYINFTHLYNLALRGVFWVTRAKDNMSYTVRKKLLRKRSGNILRDDLILLKTPKSKKQYPVLLRRVEMIVTVDGKEVVMVFITNNTDWAASTVGELYQARWGIEVFFKQIKQTLQVCDFLGHSKHAIRWQLWAALLLYILMRFQGQMVDWAHSFSRLLAMVRGVVWDRIDLTTLLKSYGTAGGHYRMRAACETSYLPGFAP; from the coding sequence ATGAAAAACAAACCAACCAAAGCCAGGCTGCCAGTGCTAACCCAGCTCTGCAAGCTCATACCGCCACACCTCGTCCCCAAACTTGCCTGCAAGCACGGCATCGACAAGCAGGCACGCGCCTTCACGGCATGGAGCCACGTCGTCAGCCTGCTCTTTGCCCAGCTCACCCACTCCATCGGACTCAACGATGTCTGCGATACCCTTCGCATTCATTCGCGCTGGCTCGGCAGTCTCCGGGGAGCCGTCGCCCCCGCCCGCAACACACTCTCCCACGCTAACAGGAACCGCAACAGTGACATGATGGAGGATCTCTTCTGGGGAACGCTCCGTCACCTCGACGGGCTGATGCCGGGAGGCTTCGGCATACGCTACAAGGGTGTGCCCAGAAGATTCAAGAGAGCTATCCACGCCGTGGACTCTTCCACCATCGCGCTGGTGGCCAACTGCATGAGCTGGGCAAAACACCGCCGCCGCAAGGCCGCCGCCAAGCTGCACCTGCGCCTCAACCTCCAGAGCTTTCTACCGGGGTATGCCGTTATTGAAGAGGCCAGTCATCACGACGACACCCGCGCTCCTGAACTCTGCGCCCACCTCCAGGAGGGCGAGATCGCCTTGTTTGACAAGGCCTACATCAACTTCACCCACCTCTACAACCTTGCCCTGCGAGGCGTCTTCTGGGTGACGCGCGCCAAGGATAACATGTCCTATACCGTGCGCAAAAAGCTCCTGCGCAAGCGCAGCGGCAACATCCTGCGTGACGACCTCATCCTGCTGAAGACCCCGAAGAGTAAAAAACAATACCCAGTCCTGCTGCGCCGGGTCGAAATGATCGTCACCGTTGACGGCAAGGAAGTGGTAATGGTTTTCATAACCAACAACACGGACTGGGCGGCCAGCACCGTCGGCGAGCTCTACCAGGCACGCTGGGGCATTGAGGTCTTTTTCAAACAAATCAAGCAGACGCTGCAAGTCTGTGACTTCCTCGGCCACAGCAAGCACGCCATCCGCTGGCAATTATGGGCGGCCCTGCTGCTCTACATCCTGATGCGCTTCCAGGGGCAGATGGTGGACTGGGCACACAGTTTTTCAAGGCTCCTTGCGATGGTCAGAGGCGTGGTATGGGATCGCATCGACCTAACGACCTTGCTCAAATCCTATGGGACAGCAGGTGGTCACTATCGAATGCGAGCGGCCTGCGAAACCTCGTATCTACCAGGTTTCGCACCATGA
- a CDS encoding transposase gives MSRHYSLKPRKFAMELRTSESCSVHGGQLAIVGLIRQSGLMGWISDYPQLEHRKNRNRGFDPEVYISTFLYNFCTGGSSLADAEALNEDKALLRLLGIKKLPDQSALGEWLRALDPAGLDALKAINRRFCTWVLKTAPANTYSYGGNELEWFFDDTQIEVSGKKFEGAAINYKGDVSLGWQTLWAGPLILECELGGQRGVSECFGRFCANSGKLRKKGKHYLYADSGSSDGEDLEHAAKHFTRHSISYNKWTSPLERMAGGLPEESWGESELTHWRGGIKHLVSYSWVRHQPSGCRQAHNFAALRHKREDDMFWSYCFVEVEEGRGHTAAQSRAAFERHRLKGECERRFGEVLSDLGLHRPPCHSLSANDGWYSLGALAYNILGALKLLVLPEKDLAKRPRTVMQRLLLLPMEIKRHARQLKAVVYICHERMKAWRQIFEEWMPDHRLMYPKA, from the coding sequence ATGTCACGACACTACTCCCTGAAGCCGCGCAAGTTTGCAATGGAGCTAAGAACCTCGGAATCATGCTCGGTGCATGGAGGGCAACTGGCCATTGTCGGCTTGATCCGGCAAAGCGGACTAATGGGCTGGATCAGTGATTACCCGCAGCTCGAGCACCGCAAGAACCGCAACCGGGGCTTTGATCCCGAAGTCTACATCAGCACCTTTCTCTACAACTTCTGCACAGGAGGAAGCAGCCTGGCGGATGCGGAGGCTCTCAATGAAGACAAGGCACTGCTAAGGCTGTTAGGAATAAAAAAACTGCCCGACCAGAGCGCCCTGGGCGAATGGCTCCGGGCTCTGGACCCCGCGGGCCTTGATGCCCTCAAGGCGATCAACCGCCGGTTTTGCACATGGGTGCTCAAGACGGCTCCGGCCAATACATACAGCTACGGTGGCAACGAACTCGAATGGTTTTTCGATGATACCCAGATCGAAGTCAGCGGTAAAAAATTTGAAGGTGCCGCAATCAACTACAAGGGGGATGTATCGCTTGGTTGGCAGACGTTGTGGGCCGGGCCTCTCATCCTCGAATGCGAACTCGGGGGACAGCGCGGAGTAAGCGAGTGTTTCGGCAGGTTCTGCGCTAACAGCGGTAAGCTGCGTAAAAAAGGAAAACACTATCTCTACGCCGACAGCGGCAGCAGTGACGGGGAGGATCTTGAACACGCGGCCAAACACTTCACCCGCCACAGCATCAGCTACAACAAATGGACAAGTCCCCTGGAACGCATGGCCGGAGGACTTCCCGAGGAAAGTTGGGGCGAGTCCGAACTTACCCACTGGCGTGGAGGAATCAAACATCTCGTATCCTACAGCTGGGTAAGACACCAGCCCTCGGGCTGTAGGCAAGCGCATAACTTTGCGGCCCTGCGTCACAAACGGGAAGACGACATGTTCTGGAGCTACTGCTTCGTCGAAGTTGAAGAAGGACGGGGTCACACAGCGGCCCAATCCAGGGCAGCCTTTGAACGTCACCGGCTCAAGGGTGAGTGTGAACGCCGCTTTGGCGAAGTGCTCAGTGATCTAGGGCTTCACAGGCCGCCCTGCCACAGTCTCAGCGCCAACGACGGATGGTATAGCCTCGGGGCGTTGGCCTACAACATCCTCGGGGCCCTCAAGCTGTTGGTGTTGCCTGAAAAAGACCTGGCCAAGCGTCCGCGCACGGTGATGCAGCGGCTGTTGTTATTGCCCATGGAAATCAAGCGTCATGCCCGCCAACTCAAGGCGGTGGTTTACATCTGTCATGAGAGGATGAAAGCTTGGCGGCAGATCTTTGAGGAATGGATGCCGGATCACCGGCTGATGTATCCAAAGGCCTGA
- the scpB gene encoding SMC-Scp complex subunit ScpB translates to MQLSAIIEALLIASEDPLPSSEIARLIRARIAEAEDALAAAAEDKDENEGEEEPADRQPLERPQLPDELAALANVNDDAITAAIAELNHSYETTGRAFLCTERAKGWKIYTRPDYAEFVRQLFPGRKPSRLSGPAMETLAIIAYRQPVTKASLEAVRGVSCDGMIQKLLDRELIKIGGRADLPGRPMLYETTDLFFEHFGVKSVDELPNASELRSVKLPEPEDFAESPEDTEETDTPETEADDSDSFTQEDIEKQLALTAAGIPKSEVETTPDADAGGEAPGESSGSSNEEEE, encoded by the coding sequence ATGCAACTCTCCGCCATCATTGAAGCCCTGCTGATCGCCTCTGAGGACCCCCTCCCCAGTTCCGAAATCGCCCGCCTGATTCGTGCCCGGATAGCCGAAGCCGAAGACGCCCTGGCTGCTGCCGCCGAAGACAAGGATGAGAATGAGGGTGAAGAAGAACCTGCTGACAGGCAACCCTTGGAGAGACCGCAACTGCCGGACGAGCTTGCCGCTCTAGCAAATGTCAACGATGACGCGATTACGGCTGCCATCGCCGAGCTGAATCACAGTTACGAGACCACAGGGCGGGCATTCCTCTGTACGGAAAGGGCCAAGGGATGGAAAATCTACACCCGCCCAGACTACGCCGAGTTTGTCCGCCAGCTCTTCCCGGGAAGAAAGCCGAGCCGTCTCAGTGGCCCGGCGATGGAGACGCTGGCAATCATCGCCTATCGCCAGCCCGTCACCAAGGCCTCCCTTGAAGCCGTGCGCGGTGTTTCCTGTGACGGCATGATCCAGAAACTCCTTGATCGGGAGTTGATCAAAATCGGCGGTCGCGCCGACCTCCCGGGTCGACCCATGCTCTACGAGACAACGGATCTATTCTTTGAACATTTTGGTGTCAAATCCGTTGACGAGCTGCCCAACGCCAGCGAACTCAGATCGGTCAAGCTCCCTGAACCTGAAGACTTTGCTGAAAGCCCTGAAGATACGGAGGAAACCGATACACCGGAAACCGAAGCAGACGATTCTGATAGCTTTACCCAGGAAGACATCGAGAAACAGCTCGCACTCACCGCAGCTGGAATTCCCAAGTCAGAAGTAGAAACAACACCAGATGCAGATGCAGGCGGCGAAGCACCCGGCGAATCGTCCGGTTCAAGCAACGAAGAGGAAGAGTGA